From Emcibacter nanhaiensis, one genomic window encodes:
- a CDS encoding phytoene/squalene synthase family protein, with the protein MTDEKNIFEYCGAQVRKQDHDRFLTVLFAPKERRSDLFALYAFNQELAKIRETVSEPMLGEIRLQWWREAIDEIYADTPRKHEVVEALAGTIRRHGLPRETFIEIIDARGQDIYDENPQSLDDLRDYLQKTSGNLARLAAQVLGGADPVLLEHAGSSGLAWGMIGLVRAVPYHLSLRKVFLPADLMEREGLSRDFLAAPEKRESLARVTGEVCAEAEAVLRDLKTGRRSIPGEAHSMFLLNSLSRSYLKSLKKAGFSPFSLQEKSDAFSRQCRLMFDALLKRV; encoded by the coding sequence ATGACAGACGAAAAAAACATCTTTGAGTATTGCGGCGCGCAGGTAAGAAAACAGGACCATGACAGGTTCCTGACGGTGCTGTTCGCCCCGAAGGAGCGGCGGTCGGATCTGTTCGCCCTTTACGCCTTCAACCAGGAGCTTGCGAAAATCCGCGAGACGGTATCGGAACCGATGCTGGGGGAAATCCGCCTGCAATGGTGGCGGGAAGCGATCGACGAGATATACGCTGACACACCGCGCAAACATGAAGTGGTGGAAGCCCTGGCCGGGACCATCAGGCGCCACGGCCTGCCGCGAGAGACGTTCATTGAAATCATCGACGCCCGGGGCCAGGATATCTATGACGAAAATCCACAGTCCCTTGACGACCTCAGGGACTATCTGCAGAAAACTTCCGGAAACCTGGCCCGGTTGGCGGCACAGGTTCTGGGCGGGGCTGATCCTGTGCTGCTGGAACATGCCGGAAGCAGCGGTCTCGCCTGGGGGATGATCGGTCTTGTGCGGGCGGTGCCCTACCATCTGTCGTTGAGGAAGGTCTTTCTGCCTGCGGACCTGATGGAACGGGAAGGATTGTCCCGGGACTTCCTGGCGGCGCCGGAGAAACGTGAGTCCCTTGCCCGGGTGACCGGCGAAGTTTGTGCCGAGGCGGAAGCTGTTCTGAGAGACCTGAAAACAGGGCGCAGATCAATCCCCGGGGAAGCTCATTCCATGTTTCTGCTCAATTCCCTGTCGCGCAGCTACCTGAAGAGCCTGAAAAAGGCAGGTTTTAGCCCGTTCAGCCTGCAGGAAAAGTCCGATGCCTTTTCCCGTCAGTGCCGCCTGATGTTCGACGCTTTACTCAAGCGCGTCTAG
- a CDS encoding Mth938-like domain-containing protein: protein MKFEEAKSQSETSISSYGNGGFRIGENLRVEGSVLLTPQGYYPWEVTSKEQLSPESFARIVEMSDELELLIIGTGENMIFLDRNLRSYLEGHGVGVEVMATGAASRTYNVLLLEGRRVAAALIAV, encoded by the coding sequence ATGAAGTTTGAAGAAGCCAAATCCCAGTCCGAAACCAGCATTTCCTCTTATGGCAATGGCGGGTTCCGGATCGGGGAGAATCTGCGCGTTGAAGGCTCCGTCCTGCTCACACCCCAGGGCTATTACCCTTGGGAGGTGACCTCGAAGGAGCAGCTCAGCCCGGAGAGTTTTGCCCGCATCGTCGAGATGAGCGACGAGCTGGAGCTGTTGATCATAGGGACCGGGGAGAATATGATTTTCCTCGACCGCAACCTGCGCAGCTATCTGGAAGGCCACGGCGTCGGCGTCGAGGTGATGGCCACCGGCGCGGCCTCCAGGACCTACAATGTGCTGCTGCTGGAGGGGCGACGGGTAGCCGCGGCCCTGATCGCCGTCTGA
- the secF gene encoding protein translocase subunit SecF: protein MLLKLVPDNTNIKFVNYRKAAFALSLSMLVASVILFFTHGLNFGIDFKGGVLMEVKTEQTADLAAIRESVGSLGMGTPVVQEFGDPTDVLIRLEYQQDKSLEQIVEEVKATLDKTVEGEVSFRRTETVGPKVSGELIEDGVLSVTLAVLAVLVYIWFRFEWQFGLGAVIALIHDVCLTIGLFCFIEMEFNLSIIAAILTIVGYSLNDTVVVYDRVRENLRKYRKMDMLELLNLSLNETLSRTTMTSFTTLLALGALFYFGGENIHGFTAAMIWGIFVGTYSSIFIACPVLMWFEMRREPDNEIPEGMEVLPPEKG, encoded by the coding sequence ATGTTACTTAAACTGGTTCCTGATAATACGAATATCAAATTCGTCAATTACCGGAAGGCGGCCTTTGCCCTTTCCCTGTCAATGCTCGTTGCCTCGGTTATCCTGTTCTTTACCCATGGCCTGAACTTCGGTATCGATTTCAAGGGTGGCGTCCTGATGGAGGTCAAGACCGAGCAGACGGCCGACCTGGCGGCAATACGCGAGTCCGTCGGCAGCCTCGGCATGGGCACCCCGGTGGTGCAGGAGTTCGGGGATCCGACTGACGTACTGATCCGCCTGGAATACCAGCAGGACAAGTCGCTGGAACAGATTGTCGAGGAGGTCAAGGCCACCCTGGACAAAACGGTCGAGGGCGAAGTCAGTTTCCGGCGGACGGAAACGGTGGGGCCCAAAGTCTCCGGCGAACTGATTGAGGATGGCGTCCTGTCGGTGACCCTGGCCGTTCTCGCGGTGCTGGTGTACATCTGGTTCCGCTTTGAATGGCAGTTCGGCCTCGGGGCGGTGATCGCCCTGATCCATGATGTGTGCCTGACCATCGGCCTGTTCTGCTTTATCGAGATGGAATTCAACCTTTCCATTATTGCCGCGATTCTGACGATTGTCGGCTATTCCCTGAACGATACGGTGGTTGTCTATGACCGCGTCAGGGAGAACCTGCGCAAATATCGCAAGATGGACATGCTTGAACTGCTGAACCTCAGCCTGAACGAGACCCTGTCACGGACAACCATGACGTCCTTCACCACGCTGCTGGCGCTTGGGGCACTGTTCTATTTCGGGGGCGAGAATATCCACGGCTTCACCGCCGCCATGATCTGGGGCATTTTTGTCGGGACCTATTCCTCCATCTTTATCGCCTGTCCGGTGCTGATGTGGTTTGAAATGCGCCGGGAGCCGGACAATGAGATTCCGGAGGGGATGGAAGTTCTGCCGCCGGAAAAAGGCTGA
- the secD gene encoding protein translocase subunit SecD: MLNFPRWKVIVISLVSLLGILAAVPNFFTEEQLKGIPSFLPSKQVTLGLDLQGGAHLLMEVEMGPVLEDRLQDKSDEIRDALIAEKIRHRRRIRDGKIIVTLNNPAQQEQAISQIKSEAAAMVGASLTSIGTDDISVTDMGNGIIEVALTEGAIKEYKRLTVGQSVEIVRRRIDEMGTKEPSIQQNGEDRVLIQVPGIDNPDELKDILGKTAKLEFRLVDQSVSPDDIARGRVPPGTEIVPPSDEDAAAGAPSYAVRKRAILSGENLVDASQGFDQNGQPAVNFRFDSAGGKKFADVTRKNVGKPFAIVLDNKVISAPRINSPILGGSGIITGNFSIDSANELAMLLRAGALPAPLKVLEERTVGPDLGADSIAAGEVAAIIGLAAVMIYILLSYGWFGVVANTALVVNIFMILGLLSTIGATLTLPGIAGIVLTIGMAVDANVLIFERIREELRNGRNALSALDMGYQKAFSTILDANVTTLIAALILFQFGSGPVKGFAVTLACGIFTSVFTAVSLSRLILATWARKRRPTTFKI; this comes from the coding sequence ATGCTGAACTTTCCCCGCTGGAAGGTCATTGTCATAAGCCTGGTATCATTATTGGGGATACTGGCGGCTGTACCGAACTTTTTCACTGAAGAACAATTGAAGGGCATTCCGTCCTTCCTGCCCAGCAAGCAGGTCACCCTCGGGCTTGACCTGCAGGGTGGTGCCCACCTTTTGATGGAGGTGGAGATGGGGCCGGTTCTTGAGGACCGCCTGCAGGATAAGAGCGACGAAATCCGGGATGCCCTGATTGCGGAAAAAATACGTCATCGTCGCCGTATCCGTGACGGCAAGATTATTGTCACCCTCAATAATCCCGCGCAGCAGGAACAGGCTATTTCCCAGATCAAGAGTGAAGCTGCGGCCATGGTCGGGGCCTCCCTGACATCCATCGGCACTGACGATATTTCCGTAACCGACATGGGCAACGGGATTATCGAGGTCGCGCTGACGGAAGGGGCGATCAAGGAATATAAGCGCCTGACCGTTGGCCAGTCTGTGGAAATCGTTCGCCGTCGTATTGATGAAATGGGCACCAAGGAGCCCTCCATCCAGCAGAATGGTGAAGACCGGGTCCTGATCCAGGTGCCCGGCATCGATAACCCTGATGAGCTAAAGGATATTCTGGGCAAGACGGCCAAGCTGGAATTCCGCCTGGTGGACCAGTCGGTCAGCCCGGATGATATCGCCCGCGGACGTGTTCCGCCGGGTACTGAAATCGTGCCTCCCAGTGATGAGGATGCCGCTGCCGGGGCGCCGTCCTATGCGGTCAGGAAACGGGCCATCCTGTCCGGGGAAAACCTTGTCGATGCCAGCCAGGGCTTTGACCAGAACGGGCAGCCGGCCGTGAATTTCCGCTTTGACAGTGCCGGCGGCAAGAAATTTGCCGATGTCACCCGCAAGAATGTCGGCAAGCCTTTCGCCATCGTCCTGGATAACAAGGTCATCAGTGCTCCGCGCATTAATAGTCCGATCCTTGGCGGGTCCGGAATCATCACCGGTAATTTCTCCATCGACAGCGCCAACGAACTGGCCATGCTGCTTCGGGCCGGAGCCCTGCCAGCGCCGCTGAAGGTGCTGGAGGAACGTACCGTCGGTCCCGACCTCGGGGCGGATTCCATTGCTGCCGGTGAAGTGGCGGCCATTATCGGCCTTGCCGCCGTTATGATTTATATCCTGCTGTCCTACGGCTGGTTCGGTGTTGTCGCCAATACAGCTCTGGTGGTGAATATTTTCATGATCCTCGGCCTGTTGTCGACGATCGGCGCCACGCTGACCCTGCCGGGCATCGCCGGTATTGTGCTGACCATCGGTATGGCGGTTGACGCCAACGTATTGATATTTGAACGCATACGTGAGGAACTCAGGAACGGGCGAAATGCGCTGTCGGCGCTGGACATGGGCTATCAGAAGGCCTTCAGCACTATTCTGGACGCCAACGTGACGACCCTGATTGCCGCCCTGATCCTGTTCCAGTTCGGGTCCGGCCCGGTTAAGGGCTTTGCCGTGACCCTGGCGTGCGGGATCTTCACCTCCGTGTTTACCGCGGTCAGCCTGAGCCGGCTGATCCTGGCTACTTGGGCGCGCAAGCGGCGTCCGACAACATTCAAGATATAA
- the yajC gene encoding preprotein translocase subunit YajC yields the protein MFISTAYAQDAAAGGDPIMSFLPLILIFVVFYFLLIRPQQKRAKEHKQMVEGLRRGDRVITSGGLKGKISKVADDVVEVEIASGVKVEVVRSTLAAVEGKPEPANDSEKK from the coding sequence ATGTTTATCTCAACTGCATATGCACAGGACGCAGCAGCCGGCGGCGATCCGATCATGAGTTTTCTCCCCCTGATCCTGATCTTCGTCGTATTTTATTTCCTGTTGATCCGTCCGCAGCAGAAGCGCGCCAAGGAACATAAACAGATGGTGGAAGGCCTGCGTCGCGGTGACAGGGTCATTACCTCTGGCGGCCTGAAAGGCAAAATCAGCAAAGTGGCCGACGACGTTGTAGAAGTTGAGATCGCCTCAGGCGTAAAAGTGGAAGTCGTGCGCAGTACTCTTGCAGCCGTCGAGGGCAAGCCCGAACCCGCCAACGATTCCGAGAAAAAATAA
- a CDS encoding ATP-binding protein has translation MTDSKEILPLLNRIADALDRIAPASAANLSLKDGDAFVWQADPDRLQKVEDVNHINLALLKGIDHVTDILRRNTEQFAAGLPANNALLWGARGMGKSSLVKALHAEINAGTKSKLALVEIHREDIPSLPRLLEVIRDSGRQVILFCDDLSFDTEDSTYKSLKAVLEGGIEGRPKNVVFYATSNRRHLMARSMMENERGTAINPSEAVEEKVSLSDRFGLWLGFHSCPQEVFLRMIDAYIEHYNIPADLDEVHADAKEWATTRGSRSGRVAWQFIQDLAGRKGVTLG, from the coding sequence ATGACTGACAGTAAAGAAATACTTCCTCTGTTGAACAGAATTGCCGATGCGCTGGACCGGATCGCCCCGGCAAGCGCCGCAAATCTTTCCCTGAAAGACGGGGACGCCTTTGTCTGGCAGGCTGATCCCGACCGGCTGCAGAAAGTGGAAGACGTCAATCACATCAACCTCGCCCTGCTTAAAGGCATCGACCATGTGACCGATATCCTGCGGCGCAATACCGAACAGTTTGCCGCCGGCCTGCCCGCCAACAACGCCCTGTTGTGGGGGGCGCGCGGCATGGGCAAAAGCTCGCTGGTCAAAGCCCTGCATGCGGAAATCAACGCCGGCACCAAAAGCAAGCTGGCGCTGGTGGAAATCCATCGGGAGGACATTCCCTCCCTGCCCCGGCTGCTGGAGGTTATCCGCGACAGCGGCCGCCAGGTGATCCTTTTCTGCGACGACCTCTCCTTCGACACCGAGGACAGCACCTATAAGTCGCTGAAAGCGGTACTGGAAGGCGGCATTGAAGGCCGGCCGAAGAATGTGGTGTTTTACGCCACCTCCAACCGCCGCCATCTGATGGCGAGGAGCATGATGGAAAACGAACGCGGCACCGCCATTAATCCGTCAGAAGCGGTCGAGGAAAAAGTCTCCCTGTCCGACCGGTTCGGCCTGTGGCTCGGCTTCCACAGCTGCCCGCAGGAGGTCTTCCTGCGCATGATCGACGCCTATATCGAGCATTACAATATCCCGGCCGACCTGGACGAAGTCCACGCCGACGCCAAGGAATGGGCCACCACCCGCGGCTCCCGCTCCGGCCGTGTGGCCTGGCAGTTCATCCAGGACCTGGCCGGCCGCAAGGGCGTGACGCTGGGTTAA
- a CDS encoding PQQ-dependent sugar dehydrogenase produces the protein MGSVGKIAYLLLAVLFVGGAALEPLPGRVADHYQTENGNVEVETIATGLQFPWAVAFLPDGSALVTEKPGRLRHVSGHRLSAPIKGVPMVHYDRQGGLLDVAVDPEFDKTGTIFLTYAEPDESGAVSGTAVARARLVLDENPRLEDFKVIFSLPKKSELSIHFGSRIVFADDGTLFVTVGDRYISEEKGLGMRAQDPFDPAGSVLRLNKDGSIPADNPFADGKKAHPAIWSIGHRNPQGAVWNKDTHSLWTVAHAARGGDEINHPEAGKNYGWPIITYGVNYNGEKIGVGTHKEGMEQPVYYWDPSIAPSGMVWYDGAAFPAWHGNLFVGALKDEMIVRLELKDGKVVHEERMLQSKYGRVRDVRQGPDGNLYFVTDERKGKLYRIKPAAN, from the coding sequence ATGGGATCTGTGGGGAAAATAGCATATCTTCTTTTGGCTGTTTTGTTTGTCGGTGGCGCCGCGCTTGAGCCCCTGCCGGGCAGGGTGGCGGATCACTATCAAACCGAAAATGGCAATGTCGAGGTTGAAACCATCGCCACCGGGCTGCAGTTTCCCTGGGCGGTCGCCTTTCTGCCTGATGGCTCGGCCCTGGTGACGGAAAAGCCGGGGCGGTTGCGTCATGTCAGCGGGCACAGGCTGTCGGCGCCGATCAAGGGGGTGCCTATGGTCCATTATGACCGGCAGGGCGGCTTGCTGGATGTGGCGGTCGATCCGGAATTTGACAAGACCGGCACCATTTTTCTGACCTATGCCGAACCGGATGAGTCAGGCGCTGTTTCCGGGACCGCCGTTGCCCGCGCCCGACTGGTGCTGGATGAAAATCCGAGGCTTGAAGATTTTAAAGTCATTTTCAGCCTGCCGAAAAAGTCGGAACTTTCCATTCATTTCGGCTCCCGCATCGTCTTTGCCGATGACGGCACCCTGTTTGTCACTGTCGGCGATCGCTATATTTCCGAGGAAAAGGGGCTCGGCATGCGGGCTCAGGACCCGTTCGATCCGGCGGGCTCGGTCCTACGCCTCAATAAGGACGGTTCCATTCCCGCCGACAATCCCTTTGCCGACGGCAAAAAGGCCCATCCGGCGATCTGGTCGATCGGTCACCGCAACCCCCAGGGCGCGGTGTGGAACAAGGACACCCACTCGTTGTGGACTGTCGCCCATGCGGCCCGGGGCGGGGATGAAATCAATCATCCCGAAGCCGGCAAGAATTACGGCTGGCCTATTATTACCTACGGCGTCAATTACAATGGTGAGAAGATCGGCGTCGGCACTCACAAGGAAGGCATGGAGCAGCCGGTTTACTACTGGGACCCCTCCATCGCGCCGTCCGGCATGGTCTGGTATGACGGTGCGGCCTTTCCGGCGTGGCACGGCAACCTGTTTGTCGGGGCGCTCAAGGATGAAATGATCGTCCGGCTCGAACTGAAAGACGGCAAGGTGGTGCATGAAGAACGGATGCTGCAAAGCAAATACGGCCGGGTCCGTGATGTGCGCCAGGGCCCGGACGGCAATCTCTATTTTGTAACCGATGAGCGCAAGGGCAAGCTGTACCGCATCAAGCCTGCGGCCAATTAA
- a CDS encoding M23 family metallopeptidase, translating into MIGVHSKIFALVTGALVASFFLSACQEGHPYQMGYENRAPTWTAKNTPYPIPVPRAKPRPPTRYVAVPDNAPSVSVNLSGETTRVRKGDTVYAIARRHGVTVKQLIAHNRLKAPYLLRPGQTLSLPTSGHHVVRKGDTVYSISRRYRVDMRELAQLNGLKRPYVLKVGQTLNVPGNGSSGSSAVKVALPSSPPVSGKGFMWPVNGKVISHFGPKSLGLHNDGINIAAREGEVVRAAEAGVVVHADSKLKGYGGLVLIRHAGGWMTAYAHNSRLLVKKGEKIKRGQAIAHVGKSGRVTTPQLHFELRKGNRAVNPEKYLKI; encoded by the coding sequence ATGATCGGCGTTCACAGTAAAATTTTTGCGCTTGTAACCGGAGCTCTCGTAGCGTCGTTTTTCCTGTCTGCCTGCCAGGAAGGGCATCCCTACCAGATGGGGTATGAAAACCGGGCGCCGACCTGGACGGCAAAAAACACGCCCTATCCCATTCCCGTACCGCGCGCCAAGCCGCGGCCGCCGACCCGCTATGTGGCGGTGCCGGACAATGCCCCCAGTGTGTCTGTCAACCTGTCCGGTGAAACCACCCGGGTAAGAAAGGGAGATACGGTATACGCCATTGCCCGCCGTCACGGGGTGACCGTCAAGCAACTGATCGCCCACAATCGCCTCAAGGCGCCATATCTGTTGCGACCGGGCCAGACCCTGTCTTTGCCGACCTCCGGTCACCATGTGGTGCGCAAGGGAGACACGGTTTACAGTATTTCGCGCCGCTATCGGGTGGATATGCGGGAACTGGCGCAGCTCAACGGCCTGAAAAGGCCTTATGTCCTCAAGGTCGGGCAGACCCTCAATGTGCCGGGTAACGGCTCTTCCGGCAGTTCTGCCGTCAAAGTCGCCCTGCCGTCTTCTCCGCCGGTAAGCGGCAAGGGATTCATGTGGCCGGTGAACGGCAAGGTGATCTCGCACTTCGGGCCGAAATCGCTGGGACTGCATAATGACGGGATCAATATCGCTGCCCGCGAGGGGGAGGTGGTCCGGGCAGCAGAGGCCGGCGTCGTGGTCCATGCGGATTCAAAACTTAAGGGCTATGGTGGCCTGGTCCTGATTCGTCATGCGGGCGGCTGGATGACCGCCTATGCCCATAATTCGCGCCTGCTGGTCAAGAAAGGCGAGAAGATAAAACGGGGGCAGGCCATTGCCCATGTGGGCAAAAGCGGGCGGGTGACAACACCACAGCTGCACTTCGAACTGCGCAAGGGAAACAGAGCCGTAAATCCGGAAAAATATCTGAAAATCTGA
- a CDS encoding protein-L-isoaspartate(D-aspartate) O-methyltransferase produces MSASLQEKKQRLLEILRMEGIHDEKVLDALGGIAREKFIPDYLRQQAYENAALPIASGQTISQPLIVAYMTQELMVDDRMKVLEVGTGSGYQGAVLSKLCRRLFTVERHLPLMQRADELFRELGLLNITTLFGDGMKGWPEQAPFDRIMVTAASDKVPEKLLEQLKEDGGIMVIPIGGQEETQHIYRITRRGDDYETEILLPVKFVPLLGGIVHDS; encoded by the coding sequence ATGTCTGCCTCTCTGCAAGAAAAGAAACAGCGGCTTCTGGAGATTCTTCGCATGGAGGGAATCCATGACGAGAAGGTTCTGGACGCCCTCGGCGGCATTGCGCGGGAAAAATTCATACCCGATTACCTGCGTCAGCAGGCCTATGAAAATGCCGCCCTGCCCATTGCCAGCGGTCAGACCATATCCCAGCCTCTTATTGTCGCCTATATGACCCAGGAACTGATGGTCGACGACAGGATGAAGGTGCTGGAAGTGGGGACGGGATCCGGTTACCAGGGGGCGGTCCTGTCAAAACTCTGTCGTCGTTTATTTACCGTCGAACGCCATCTGCCCCTGATGCAGAGGGCGGATGAGTTGTTCAGGGAACTTGGGCTTTTGAATATTACCACCCTGTTCGGCGACGGCATGAAGGGCTGGCCGGAGCAGGCGCCCTTTGATCGCATTATGGTAACCGCGGCGTCCGACAAGGTGCCGGAAAAGCTTCTGGAACAGTTGAAGGAAGACGGCGGGATCATGGTCATTCCCATTGGCGGCCAGGAGGAAACCCAGCATATCTACCGCATTACCCGCCGGGGTGACGATTATGAAACGGAAATTCTGCTGCCGGTGAAATTTGTGCCACTACTGGGCGGTATCGTGCATGATTCCTGA
- the surE gene encoding 5'/3'-nucleotidase SurE, which produces MMQPSPRRILVTNDDGINAPGLEILEKIAHELSDDVWTVAPEVEQSGKGHALTLTEPLRYRQVAERRFAVMGTPTDCVMLATHSIIPDGKPTLLLSGINRGGNLAEDMTYSGTIAAAMEGTICGIPSIALSQDVDKRNREKPFPTAEKYGLEIVRSLIEESWEDGILLNVNFPTDVNTVKGIRATHQGFRSEAELFIEERQDLRNNNYYWIGFRRAYGNAVEATDLEAMLEDNISVTPLHLDLTHYTTYNSLRKSINRDF; this is translated from the coding sequence ATGATGCAGCCCAGCCCCCGGCGAATTCTGGTTACCAATGACGACGGCATCAATGCCCCGGGACTGGAAATTCTGGAAAAGATTGCCCATGAACTCAGCGACGATGTCTGGACTGTGGCGCCGGAAGTGGAACAGAGCGGCAAGGGCCATGCCCTGACGTTGACCGAACCGCTGCGCTACCGCCAGGTGGCGGAGCGTCGATTCGCGGTCATGGGCACGCCGACCGACTGCGTGATGCTGGCGACCCACAGTATCATACCGGACGGCAAACCCACGCTTCTCCTGTCCGGCATCAACCGCGGCGGCAACCTGGCCGAAGACATGACCTACTCCGGCACCATTGCCGCGGCCATGGAGGGCACCATCTGCGGCATTCCCTCTATTGCGCTCAGCCAGGATGTGGACAAGAGAAACCGGGAAAAACCGTTTCCGACGGCCGAGAAATACGGCCTCGAGATTGTCCGCAGCCTGATTGAGGAAAGCTGGGAAGACGGTATCCTGCTCAATGTGAACTTCCCGACTGACGTCAATACCGTCAAGGGAATCCGCGCCACCCACCAGGGATTCCGGAGCGAAGCCGAGCTGTTCATTGAAGAACGGCAGGATCTGCGCAACAACAATTATTACTGGATCGGTTTTCGCCGGGCTTACGGCAATGCCGTGGAGGCAACGGACCTGGAGGCGATGCTGGAGGACAATATTTCTGTCACGCCGCTGCATCTGGACCTGACCCACTATACGACCTACAATAGCCTCAGAAAGAGCATTAACCGGGATTTCTGA
- the serS gene encoding serine--tRNA ligase has translation MFDIKAIRENPEAFDKGWKKRGIEPQSAELLALDEKWRAKQTELQEAQSRRNEASKAIGMAKSKGEDADDLIREVAELKQQMPALEEEIRDLEEELNGRLLRLDNIPADDVPLGDGEEDNLEVRKWGDLPSFDFEPKQHFEIGEELGQMDFERAARMSGSRFVVLRGDLARLERALAAFMLDMHTGEFGYEEVSPPALVRDQALFGTSQLPKFEEDMFKTDTGHYLISTSEIPLTNMVREDIVEEESLPLRFTALTPCFRSEAGSAGKDTRGMIRLHQFQKVEMVSVTTPEQSWDELERMTSIAEEVLKRLKLPYRVLTLCTGDMGFAARKTYDLEVWLPGQDTYREISSCSNTGDFQARRMNTRCRPKGEKKTRFVHTLNGSGLAVGRTLVAVLENYQQADGSVVVPPVLRPYMRGQEVIKKS, from the coding sequence ATGTTTGATATCAAGGCAATCCGGGAAAATCCGGAGGCATTTGATAAGGGTTGGAAGAAAAGAGGGATCGAGCCCCAGTCTGCGGAACTGCTGGCACTGGACGAAAAGTGGCGCGCCAAGCAGACAGAACTGCAGGAAGCGCAAAGCCGCAGGAATGAAGCTTCCAAGGCCATCGGTATGGCAAAGTCGAAGGGCGAGGATGCGGATGACCTGATCAGGGAAGTGGCCGAACTGAAACAGCAGATGCCGGCGCTGGAAGAGGAAATTCGCGACCTTGAGGAAGAGCTTAACGGTCGGCTGTTGCGGCTGGACAATATTCCGGCCGATGATGTGCCGCTGGGCGACGGTGAAGAAGATAACCTTGAGGTGCGCAAGTGGGGCGACCTGCCGTCCTTTGATTTCGAGCCGAAGCAGCATTTTGAAATAGGTGAAGAGCTGGGACAAATGGACTTCGAGAGGGCAGCCCGCATGTCCGGCTCCCGCTTTGTTGTCCTGCGCGGCGATCTGGCGCGTCTGGAACGGGCCCTTGCGGCCTTCATGCTCGACATGCATACCGGCGAATTCGGCTATGAAGAAGTCTCCCCGCCGGCGCTGGTGCGGGACCAGGCGCTTTTCGGCACCAGTCAGCTTCCCAAGTTCGAGGAAGACATGTTCAAGACCGATACCGGTCATTATTTGATTTCCACCAGTGAAATCCCGCTGACCAACATGGTGCGGGAAGATATTGTCGAGGAAGAGAGCCTGCCGCTGCGCTTTACGGCGCTCACCCCCTGTTTCCGGTCCGAAGCCGGGTCCGCCGGCAAGGATACCCGCGGCATGATCCGCCTGCACCAGTTCCAGAAAGTGGAAATGGTCAGTGTCACGACGCCTGAGCAGTCCTGGGACGAACTGGAGCGCATGACCTCCATCGCCGAGGAAGTCTTGAAGCGGCTGAAACTGCCGTACCGGGTGCTGACCCTGTGCACCGGGGATATGGGATTTGCCGCGCGCAAAACCTATGACCTGGAAGTGTGGCTGCCCGGCCAGGATACCTACCGCGAGATTTCAAGCTGTTCCAATACCGGCGATTTCCAGGCCCGGCGTATGAATACCCGCTGCCGGCCGAAGGGCGAGAAGAAAACCCGCTTTGTCCATACCCTGAACGGCTCCGGACTGGCCGTCGGGCGAACTCTGGTAGCGGTGCTTGAAAATTATCAGCAGGCGGACGGCTCCGTTGTTGTTCCTCCGGTTCTCAGGCCCTATATGCGCGGCCAGGAAGTGATTAAAAAGTCATGA